Proteins from one Mobula birostris isolate sMobBir1 chromosome 10, sMobBir1.hap1, whole genome shotgun sequence genomic window:
- the taf9 gene encoding transcription initiation factor TFIID subunit 9 isoform X1, with protein MAAPKSVPRDAQVMAQILKDMGITEYEPRVINQMLEFTYRYVTTILEDAKIYSSHAKKASVDADDVRLAIQCRMDHSFTSPPPRDFLLEIARQKNQNPLPLIKPYAGPRLPPDRYCLTAPNYKLKSLHKKVTSSAGRITVPRLSVGACVTSRPSTPTLGTPSSQTVAVTAKVGTPASLAGQRFTVQIPSSQATVKPEIRWKWKQRF; from the exons ATGGCGGCGCCCAAGAGCGTTCCGCGGGATGCGCAG GTTATGGCTCAGATTCTAAAGGATATGGGTATCACTGAATATGAACCAAGAGTTATTAATCAAATGCTGGAATTTACTTACC GATATGTTACTACAATATTGGAAGATGCTAAAATTTATTCTAGTCATGCGAAAAAGGCAagtgttgatgcagatgatgTAAGGCTGGCTATTCAGTGTCGAATGGACCATTCGTTTACATCCCCTCCTCCTCGAGAT TTTCTGCTAGAGATTGCTCGACAGAAGAATCAAAACCCACTACCATTGATAAAACCATATGCTGGGCCTAGGCTACCTCCAGACAGATACTGTCTAACAGCTCCAAACTACAAACTTAAGTCATTGCACAAAAAG GTAACATCATCTGCTGGAAGAATAACTGTACCTAGATTGAGTGTTGGAGCTTGTGTCACCAGTCGACCCAGTACACCAACACTGG GTACTCCTTCATCACAAACAGTGGCAGTAACTGCAAAAGTTGGAACTCCTGCGTCATTAGCTGGGCAGAGATTTACAGTACAGATCCCTTCTTCACAAGCTACAGTTAAACCAG agatacgttggaaatggaagcaacgtttttag
- the taf9 gene encoding transcription initiation factor TFIID subunit 9 isoform X2 → MAAPKSVPRDAQVMAQILKDMGITEYEPRVINQMLEFTYRYVTTILEDAKIYSSHAKKASVDADDVRLAIQCRMDHSFTSPPPRDFLLEIARQKNQNPLPLIKPYAGPRLPPDRYCLTAPNYKLKSLHKKVTSSAGRITVPRLSVGACVTSRPSTPTLGTPSSQTVAVTAKVGTPASLAGQRFTVQIPSSQATVKPATGISTTSVQNVLINPSLIGSKNILITTNMVSNSSSTTELNPLKRKHEDDDDYDAS, encoded by the exons ATGGCGGCGCCCAAGAGCGTTCCGCGGGATGCGCAG GTTATGGCTCAGATTCTAAAGGATATGGGTATCACTGAATATGAACCAAGAGTTATTAATCAAATGCTGGAATTTACTTACC GATATGTTACTACAATATTGGAAGATGCTAAAATTTATTCTAGTCATGCGAAAAAGGCAagtgttgatgcagatgatgTAAGGCTGGCTATTCAGTGTCGAATGGACCATTCGTTTACATCCCCTCCTCCTCGAGAT TTTCTGCTAGAGATTGCTCGACAGAAGAATCAAAACCCACTACCATTGATAAAACCATATGCTGGGCCTAGGCTACCTCCAGACAGATACTGTCTAACAGCTCCAAACTACAAACTTAAGTCATTGCACAAAAAG GTAACATCATCTGCTGGAAGAATAACTGTACCTAGATTGAGTGTTGGAGCTTGTGTCACCAGTCGACCCAGTACACCAACACTGG GTACTCCTTCATCACAAACAGTGGCAGTAACTGCAAAAGTTGGAACTCCTGCGTCATTAGCTGGGCAGAGATTTACAGTACAGATCCCTTCTTCACAAGCTACAGTTAAACCAG CCACAGGAATCTCAACAACTTCAGTCCAAAATGTGCTGATAAATCCATCTCTGATTGGCTCAAAAAATATTCTTATCACAACGAACATGGTCTCAAACTCAAGTAGCACCACTGAGTTAAACCCATTGAAACGGAAACACGAAGATGACGATGACTACGATGCTTCCTAA